One genomic segment of Rhea pennata isolate bPtePen1 unplaced genomic scaffold, bPtePen1.pri scaffold_118, whole genome shotgun sequence includes these proteins:
- the LOC134154165 gene encoding class II histocompatibility antigen, M beta 1 chain, whose protein sequence is MLVLLGLVLGVRGAGAFLVHLASSCSLTADGAVLDFDLTVAFNKNPLVCYDADARLFVACDVGLLRRHAAALAAFLNNGTAWLQRAEERRQACRGVALPLWEQTALRRAPPQARIIPVRTGNARAPVRLVCHVWGFYPAEVTVTWLRNGDALGGPGDPVTATPDGNWTYQVQVALTTAPEAGDVYTCSVQHASLQQPLLEDWRPGLTLPATLKLVAATAVMALGLAFFVFGFSRFRARPPVPGYIPLPGDTYPEGNGASGSAPSPGATGR, encoded by the exons ATGTTGGTGCTGCTGGGCCTGGTCCTGGGCGTCCGGGGGGCAG GCGCCTTCCTGGTGCACCTGGCCAGCTCCTGCTCGCTGACGGCCGACGGCGCCGTGCTCGACTTCGACCTCACCGTCGCCTTCAACAAGAACCCGCTGGTCTGCTACGACGCCGACGCGCGGCTCTTCGTGGCCTGCGACGTGGGGCTGCTGCGCAGGCacgccgccgcgctcgccgcctTCCTCAACAACGGCACGGCCTGGCTGCAGCGGGCCGAGGAGCGGCGCCAGGCCTGCCGCGGCGTCGCCCTCCCGCTCTGGGAGCAGACGGCGCTGCGGCGCG CGCCGCCGCAAGCCCGCATCATCCCCGTGCGAACCGGCAACGCCCGGGCGCCCGTCCGCCTCGTCTGTCACGTTTGGGGCTTCTACCCGGCCGAGGTGACCGTCACCTGGCTGCGCAACGGCGATGCTTTGGGGGGACCCGGCGATCCCGTCACCGCCACCCCGGACGGCAACTGGACCTACCAGGTGCAGGTGGCCCTGACGACGGCCCCGGAGGCCGGCGACGTCTACACGTGCTCGGTGCAACACGccagcctccagcagcccctccTGGAGGACTGGA GACCCGGGTTGACGCTGCCGGCGACGCTGAAGCTGGTGGCGGCCACGGCCGTCATGGCGCTGGGACTCGCTTTCTTCGTCTTCGGCTTCTCCCGTTTCAGGGCCAGGCCGCCGGTGCCGG GTTACATTCCCCTGCCCGGCGACACCTATCCCGAGGGAAACGGAGCCTCGGGCTCGGCGCCGTCTCCCGGTGC
- the LOC134154164 gene encoding class II histocompatibility antigen, M alpha chain isoform X1 → MQPPGAGPGGCRARAWVPRAGARRWPPRCSGGPWPSPGLTPDLPSLGLTLTFDGDELFSYDFPSARWLPRLPELPPAPAALGSPAALLRDADFCQHLRRWLSTIAQGVLPESKGIPMVDVFAARPLQLGRPNTLVCMVGNVFPAAASVSWQRGDGASAGAAVITGYAPAGDFTFLLFSYLPVTPRRGDVYACTVTRSRENVSVVAYWVAQHAVPSEVLETALGAAAAALGVLLALLGGVLLLAARRRRRRRSYD, encoded by the exons ATGcagccgccgggcgcggggcctGGCGGGTGCCGGGCGCGGGCATGGGTGCCGCGGGCGGGTGCACGGCGCTGGCCGCCGCGCTGCTCTGGGGGGCCCTGGCCGTCGCCGGGCCTGACG CCCGACCTGCCCTCGCTGGGGCTGACGCTCACCTTCGACGGCGACGAGCTCTTCTCCTACGACTTCCCCTCGGCCCGCTGGCTCCCGCGGCTGCCCGagctgccgccggcgcccgccgccctcgggagccccgcggcgctgctgcGTGACGCCGACTTCTGCCAGCACCTCCGCCGCTGGCTCAGCACCATCGCCCAGGGCGTCCTGCCGGAGTCTAAGG GCATCCCCATGGTGGACGTCTTCGCCGCCCGGCCGTTGCAGCTCGGCCGCCCCAACACGCTCGTGTGCATGGTGGGCAACGTCTTCCCGGCGGCGGCCAGCGTCTCGTGGCAGCGGGGCGACGGCGccagcgccggcgccgccgtcATCACGGGTTACGCGCCCGCCGGCGACTtcaccttcctgctcttctcctACCTGCCGGTGACGCCGCGCCGCGGCGACGTCTACGCCTGCACCGTCACCCGCAGCCGCGAGAACGTCTCCGTCGTCGCCTACTGGG TGGCCCAGCACGCGGTGCCCTCGGAGGTGCTGGAGACGGCgctgggcgccgccgccgccgccctgggCGTCCTCCTGGCGCTGCTCGGCGGCGTCCTGctgctcgccgcccgccgccgccgccgccgccgctcctaCG ATTGA
- the LOC134154164 gene encoding class II histocompatibility antigen, M alpha chain isoform X2 produces MGAAGGCTALAAALLWGALAVAGPDEPVAHVLQEVLFCQPDLPSLGLTLTFDGDELFSYDFPSARWLPRLPELPPAPAALGSPAALLRDADFCQHLRRWLSTIAQGVLPESKGIPMVDVFAARPLQLGRPNTLVCMVGNVFPAAASVSWQRGDGASAGAAVITGYAPAGDFTFLLFSYLPVTPRRGDVYACTVTRSRENVSVVAYWVAQHAVPSEVLETALGAAAAALGVLLALLGGVLLLAARRRRRRRSYD; encoded by the exons ATGGGTGCCGCGGGCGGGTGCACGGCGCTGGCCGCCGCGCTGCTCTGGGGGGCCCTGGCCGTCGCCGGGCCTGACG AGCCCGTGGCGCACGTGCTGCAAGAGGTGCTCTTCTGCCAGCCCGACCTGCCCTCGCTGGGGCTGACGCTCACCTTCGACGGCGACGAGCTCTTCTCCTACGACTTCCCCTCGGCCCGCTGGCTCCCGCGGCTGCCCGagctgccgccggcgcccgccgccctcgggagccccgcggcgctgctgcGTGACGCCGACTTCTGCCAGCACCTCCGCCGCTGGCTCAGCACCATCGCCCAGGGCGTCCTGCCGGAGTCTAAGG GCATCCCCATGGTGGACGTCTTCGCCGCCCGGCCGTTGCAGCTCGGCCGCCCCAACACGCTCGTGTGCATGGTGGGCAACGTCTTCCCGGCGGCGGCCAGCGTCTCGTGGCAGCGGGGCGACGGCGccagcgccggcgccgccgtcATCACGGGTTACGCGCCCGCCGGCGACTtcaccttcctgctcttctcctACCTGCCGGTGACGCCGCGCCGCGGCGACGTCTACGCCTGCACCGTCACCCGCAGCCGCGAGAACGTCTCCGTCGTCGCCTACTGGG TGGCCCAGCACGCGGTGCCCTCGGAGGTGCTGGAGACGGCgctgggcgccgccgccgccgccctgggCGTCCTCCTGGCGCTGCTCGGCGGCGTCCTGctgctcgccgcccgccgccgccgccgccgccgctcctaCG ATTGA